A genomic region of Oryza glaberrima chromosome 1, OglaRS2, whole genome shotgun sequence contains the following coding sequences:
- the LOC127776731 gene encoding endoglucanase 2: MARGGRAAGVSMAHLLGIALVVLVVAAMAQVARGGGGGHDYGMALSKSILYFEAQRSGVLPGSQRITWRANSGLADGKANGVDLVGGYYDAGDNVKFGLPMAFTVTMMAWSVIEYGEEMAAAGELGHAVEAIKWGTDYFAKAHPEPNVLYAEVGDGDSDHNCWQRPEDMTTSRQAYRLDPQNPGSDLAGETAAAMAAASLVFRSSNPGYADQLLQHSKQLFDFADKYRGRYDNSITVARNYYGSFSGYGDELLWASAWLYQASDDRRYLDYLANNADALGGTGWSINQFGWDVKYPGVQILAAKFLLQGKAGEHAGVLQGYRRKADFFACSCLGKDATDNVGRTPGGMLYHQRWNNIQFVTSASFLLAVYSDHLAGGAVRCSGGGGAVAGAAELLAFAKSQVDYILGSNPRGTSYMVGYGAVYPRQAHHRGSSIASIRASPSFVSCREGYASWYGRRGGNPNLLDGAVVGGPDEHDDFADERNNYEQTEAATYNNAPLMGILARLAAGHGARARGRLGQSLQHGIAANHTSLPHGANHQHASPVEIEQKATASWEKDGRTYHRYAVTVSNRSPAGGKTVEELHIGIGKLYGPVWGLEKAARYGYVLPSWTPSLPAGESAAFVYVHAAPPADVWVTGYKLV; this comes from the exons ATGGCTAGGGGAGGAAGAGCAGCTGGTGTGTCCATGGCTCATCTCCTCGGCATTGCCTTGGTGGTGCTTGTCGTTGCCGCCATGGCGcaggtggcgcgcggcggcggcggcggccatgactATGGCATGGCGCTGAGCAAGAGCATCCTCTACTTCGAGGCGCAGCGCTCCGGTGTGCTCCCCGGTAGCCAGAGGATCACATGGAGGGCCAACTCCGGCCTCGCCGACGGCAAGGCCAACGGC gtgGATCTTGTTGGTGGGTACTACGACGCCGGCGACAACGTGAAGTTCGGGCTGCCGATGGCGTTCACGGTGACCATGATGGCGTGGAGCGTCAtcgagtacggcgaggagatggcggcggccggcgagctcggccaCGCCGTGGAGGCCATCAAGTGGGGCACCGACTACTTCGCCAAGGCGCACCCGGAGCCCAACGTGCTCTACGCTGAG GTCGGCGATGGTGACTCCGACCACAACTGCTGGCAGCGGCCGGAGGACATGACGACGAGCCGTCAGGCGTACCGCCTTGATCCTCAGAATCCCGGCTCTGACCTCGCCGGAGAAACCGCCGCGGCAATGGCGGCTGCGTCACTCGTCTTCCGTAGCTCCAACCCGGGCTACGCAGACCAACTCCTGCAACACTCTAAACAG CTGTTTGATTTCGCCGACAAGTACCGGGGAAGGTACGACAACAGCATCACCGTCGCGAGGAACTATTACGGGTCATTCAGCGGATACGGG GATGAGCTACTGTGGGCGTCGGCGTGGCTATACCAAGCGAGCGACGACCGCCGCTACCTCGACTACTTGGCCAACAACGCGGATGCGCTAGGCGGGACGGGCTGGTCCATCAACCAGTTTGGGTGGGACGTCAAGTaccccggagttcaaatcctagcTGCAAAG TTTCTCCTCCAAGGCAAAGCCGGCGAGCACGCCGGCGTCCTGCAGGGATACCGGCGGAAGGCGGACTTCTTCGCGTGCTCGTGCCTTGGGAAGGACGCCACCGACAACGTCGGGAGGACGCCCGGCGGAATGCTGTACCACCAGAGGTGGAACAACATCCAGTTCGTCACCAGCGCgtcgttcctcctcgccgtctactccgaccacctcgccggcggcgccgtgaggtgctcgggcggcggcggggcggtggcCGGGGCGGCGGAGCTCCTGGCGTTCGCCAAGTCGCAGGTGGACTACATCCTGGGGAGCAACCCGAGGGGGACGAGCTACATGGTCGGATATGGCGCCGTCTACCCGCGGCAGGCGCATCACCGCGGCTCGTCCATCGCCTCCATCAGGGCCAGCCCGTCGTTCGTGAGCTGCAGGGAGGGGTACGCGAGCTGGTacgggcggcggggcggcaaCCCCAACCtgctcgacggcgccgtcgtcggcggcccCGACGAGCACGACGACTTCGCCGACGAGAGGAACAACTACGAGCAGACGGAGGCGGCCACCTACAACAACGCCCCGCTCATGGGCATCCTCGcccgtctcgccgccggccatggcgcccgcgcccgcggccgGCTTGGCCAGTCACTTCAACACG GAATCGCTGCAAATCACACTTCACTGCCTCATG GTGCCAATCACCAGCATGCGTCGCCGGTGGAGATCGAGCAGAAGGCGACGGCGTCGTGGGAGAAGGACGGGAGGACGTACCACCGGTACGCGGTGACGGTGAGCAACAGGTCGCCGGCGGGCGGCAAGACGGTGGAGGAGCTCCACATCGGCATCGGCAAGCTGTACGGCCCGGTGTGGGGGCTCGAGAAGGCGGCGAGGTACGGCTACGTGCTCCCGAGCTGGACCCCGTCGCTGCCCGCCGGCGAGAGCGCCGCCTTCGTCTAcgtccacgccgcgccgccggccgacgtctGGGTCACCGGCTACAAGCTCGTCTGA
- the LOC127776750 gene encoding uncharacterized protein LOC127776750 isoform X1, which translates to MSYVAMKDSQDIQSPTELQSSAQGTNEVQSNQPNPMATDGPGGDSGSLSIASNDNRKVSREDIELVQNLIERCLQLYMNKGEVVRTLSTRARIEPGFTTLVWQKLEEENSEFFRAYYIRLKLKRQIILFNHLLQHQYNLMKYPAPPNVPLAPMQNGMHPMPVNNLPMGYPVLQQPMMPAPGQPHIDSMACGLSSGHVVNGIPAAGGYHPIRMNSGNDMVVDNGAPETAHAGATCSAMSSEMAVSPSSAASSNHAPFTPSEIPGITMDTSALDSTFVSDVENTGQLQLGPDGSSRDSIRSLGQLWNFSLSDLTADLTSLGDLEALENYAGTPFLASDSDILLDSPDQNDIVEYFADAINGPSQSDEEK; encoded by the exons ATGTCATATGTTGCAATGAAGGATTCTCAG GATATTCAGAGCCCAACCGAGTTGCAGTCATCAGCACAAGGTACTAATGAAGTgcaaagtaaccagccgaatcCAATGGCCACTGATGGTCCTGGAGGAGACTCTGGTTCATTGTCTATCGCTAGTAATGATAATAGAAAGGTCTCCCGTGAAGATATTGAACTT GTGCAGAATTTGATAGAGCGCTGTCTACAGCTATACATGAACAAAGGAGAGGTTGTTAGGACGCTTTCTACTCGTGCAAGAATAGAACCTGGTTTCACTACTTTAG TATGGCAGAAACTTGAAGAAGAGAACTCTGAATTCTTTCGTGCTTACTATATACGGTTGAAATTGAAAAGGCAGATTATCTTGTTCAACCATTTACTGCAGCACCAATACAATTTGATGAAATATCCAGCACCTCCAAATGTTCCATTGGCTCCTATGCAAAACGGAATGCATCCTATGCCAG TTAATAATTTGCCTATGGGATATCCGGTACTTCAGCAACCTATGATGCCTGCTCCTGGCCAGCCTCACATTGACTCAATGGCCTGTGGTCTATCCAGCGGGCATGTAGTGAATGGGATCCCTGCAGCTGGTGGTTATCATCCAATTCGCATGAACTCTGGAAATGA CATGGTTGTGGACAACGGTGCACCTGAAACTGCTCATGCTGGCGCTACCTGCAGTGCTATGTCATCTGAAATGGCTGTGAGTCCCTCATCGGCAGCATCAAGCAACCATGCTCCTTTCACTCCATCTGAGATACCAGGGATAACCATGGATACATCAGCTCTAGATTCAACATTTGTATCCGATGTTGAGAACACAGGACAACTGCAGTTAGGACCAGATGGCTCGTCAAGGGACTCCATCAGATCTTTAGGACAGCTCTGGAATTTCAGCCTTTCTGACCTAACAGCAGATTTAACAAGTTTGGGAG ACTTGGAAGCACTTGAGAACTACGCAGGTACTCCTTTCCTGGCCTCAGACTCCGACATTTTACTTGATTCCCCAGACCAGAATGACATAG TTGAGTACTTTGCTGATGCCATCAACGGGCCTTCACAATCAGACGAAGAGAAGTAA
- the LOC127776750 gene encoding uncharacterized protein LOC127776750 isoform X2: MSYVAMKDSQDIQSPTELQSSAQGTNEVQSNQPNPMATDGPGGDSGSLSIASNDNRKVSREDIELVQNLIERCLQLYMNKGEVVRTLSTRARIEPGFTTLVWQKLEEENSEFFRAYYIRLKLKRQIILFNHLLQHQYNLMKYPAPPNVPLAPMQNGMHPMPVNNLPMGYPVLQQPMMPAPGQPHIDSMACGLSSGHVVNGIPAAGGYHPIRMNSGNDAMSSEMAVSPSSAASSNHAPFTPSEIPGITMDTSALDSTFVSDVENTGQLQLGPDGSSRDSIRSLGQLWNFSLSDLTADLTSLGDLEALENYAGTPFLASDSDILLDSPDQNDIVEYFADAINGPSQSDEEK, from the exons ATGTCATATGTTGCAATGAAGGATTCTCAG GATATTCAGAGCCCAACCGAGTTGCAGTCATCAGCACAAGGTACTAATGAAGTgcaaagtaaccagccgaatcCAATGGCCACTGATGGTCCTGGAGGAGACTCTGGTTCATTGTCTATCGCTAGTAATGATAATAGAAAGGTCTCCCGTGAAGATATTGAACTT GTGCAGAATTTGATAGAGCGCTGTCTACAGCTATACATGAACAAAGGAGAGGTTGTTAGGACGCTTTCTACTCGTGCAAGAATAGAACCTGGTTTCACTACTTTAG TATGGCAGAAACTTGAAGAAGAGAACTCTGAATTCTTTCGTGCTTACTATATACGGTTGAAATTGAAAAGGCAGATTATCTTGTTCAACCATTTACTGCAGCACCAATACAATTTGATGAAATATCCAGCACCTCCAAATGTTCCATTGGCTCCTATGCAAAACGGAATGCATCCTATGCCAG TTAATAATTTGCCTATGGGATATCCGGTACTTCAGCAACCTATGATGCCTGCTCCTGGCCAGCCTCACATTGACTCAATGGCCTGTGGTCTATCCAGCGGGCATGTAGTGAATGGGATCCCTGCAGCTGGTGGTTATCATCCAATTCGCATGAACTCTGGAAATGA TGCTATGTCATCTGAAATGGCTGTGAGTCCCTCATCGGCAGCATCAAGCAACCATGCTCCTTTCACTCCATCTGAGATACCAGGGATAACCATGGATACATCAGCTCTAGATTCAACATTTGTATCCGATGTTGAGAACACAGGACAACTGCAGTTAGGACCAGATGGCTCGTCAAGGGACTCCATCAGATCTTTAGGACAGCTCTGGAATTTCAGCCTTTCTGACCTAACAGCAGATTTAACAAGTTTGGGAG ACTTGGAAGCACTTGAGAACTACGCAGGTACTCCTTTCCTGGCCTCAGACTCCGACATTTTACTTGATTCCCCAGACCAGAATGACATAG TTGAGTACTTTGCTGATGCCATCAACGGGCCTTCACAATCAGACGAAGAGAAGTAA